The genomic interval CTATCTGATCCTGATCGCGCTGACTGGGGCGTTCGCGCGCGCGGTCGGGAGCGATTATGCCGAGCTGGCGCAGGCGATCTCGCTGGCCTTCGCGCTCGGCGCAGGGGGGCTGATGCTCGCCTCCTCGCGATCGCGCGCGTGGCTCGCGGTGATGATCTCCAAGCATTTCTTCGAGCATCGCTACGATTATCGCGCCGAATGGATGCGCTTCACCGCGACGCTGGCGCAGGGGGACGGCGAGGACGACCGCAACCTTTACCGCCGCGTCGCCAAGGCGCTCGCGCAATTGACGGGCAGTCCGGGCGCCTTGCTGATGCTGCCCGGCGCGGCGGGCGGCTTTCGCGTCGCCGAGCAATGGCATTGGCCGGGCGGCATGGGCGAAGAGGCCGTCCTGCCGCTGCGATCGGCCTTCATGTTGCAGGAGACGCGGCATATCGTCGATCTCGACGCCGAGCGCCGCGGACGGGGAAGCGCGGATCTGGCGCTTCCCGACTGGCTTATCGCCGACGCGCGTGCGTGGGTAGTCGTTCCTGTGCTGCATTTCCAGCGGATGATCGCGATCGCGGTGCTGCACCGCCCCCCGGTGTCGCGCGCGCTCGACTGGGAAGACCTCGACGTGCTGCGCATTGCGGGGCAGCAGGCGGCGAGCTATCTCGCCGAATCGCAGAGCCAGCAGGCCTTGTCGGAGGCGCGGCGTTTCGACGAGTTCAACCGCCGCTTCGCCTTCATCATGCACGACATCAAGAATCTGGCGAGCCAATTGTCGCTGCTCGCGCGCAATGCCGAGCGCCACGCCGACAAGCCCGCGTTTCGCGCCGACATGACGCAGACGCTGAAGATTTCGGCGGGGCGGCTCAGCGACCTGCTCGTCCGGCTGTCGCCGCGCGAGCGCGGGCCCGCGGCCGAGCCCGGGCGCACGCTGGTCGAGCCGGTGCTGAACGAGGTCGCGGCGGAAATGCGGCCGCGCCGCGCTCTGTTCGTCGGATGCCAGGCCGGCCTGTCGGCGTGGGCCGAGGCCGGCGCGGTCCGCCAGATCGTCCAGCATCTGGTGGCGAACGCGATCGACGCGTCGGCGCCCGACACACCGGTGCAGGTCGTCGCGGTCGCCGAACAGGAGCGCGTGCGCATCGACGTGATCGATCAGGGCTGCGGCATGACGCGCGACTTCATCCGCGACGAGCTGTTCAAGCCCTTCGTGTCGACGAAGGACGGCGGCTTCGGGCTCGGCGCGTTCGAGGCGCTCCGACTCGCGCAGGCGATGGGCGGCGCGATCGAAGTGGCGAGCGAGCCGGGCAAGGGCAGCAATTTCACGCTGTGGCTGCCGCTCGCCGATGCGCGCGCCGCGGCCGGGAGCGATGCGCGAGTGATGAAAGCAGGAACGAAATGAGCGAGGGCGGGACCGGTTTGCGCACATTGCTGGTGGTCGAGGACGACGCCGGGCTGCAGGCGCAGCTCAAATGGGCCTATGAGGATTATCGCGTGCTCGTCGCCGGCGACCATGATGCCGCGATCGAACTGCTGCGCGCCGAGGAGCCCGAGGTGGTGACGCTCGACCTCGGCCTGCCGCCCGATCCCGACGGGACGCGCGAGGGGTTCCGGACGCTCAAGGCGATCCTCGAGGCCAAGCCCGACACCAAGGTCATCGTCGTGTCGGGGCATGGCGAGCGCGCGAGCGCGCTGACCGCGATCGCGAGCGGGGCGTGGGATTTCTATCAGAAGCCGATCGACATCGACGAACTGGGGCTAATCGTCGCGCGCGCCTTTCACGTCCGCGAACTCGAAGTCGAAAATGCGCGGCTGGCGAGCCAGGGCGCGGGCGACAATCGCGTGCTCGGCGGGATGATCACCGGCGCGCCCGAAATGCAGAAGGTCGCGCGCACGATCGAGCGCGTCGCGAACCTCGACGTGTCGGTGATGCTGCTCGGCGCGAGCGGCACCGGCAAGGAATTGCTCGCGCGCGGGCTGCACGAGGCGAGCGGACGCCGCGACGGCGCCTTCGTCGCGATCAACTGCGCCGCGATCCCCGAGAATCTGCTCGAAAGCGAGCTGTTCGGGCATGAAAAAGGCGCCTTCACCGGCGCGGTGAAGACGACCGAGGGCAAGATCGAGCTCGCGCACGGCGGCACGCTCTTCCTCGATGAGGTCGGCGACATTCCGCTGCCCTTGCAGGTCAAGCTGCTGCGCTTCCTTCAGGAACGCACGATCGAACGGATCGGCGGCCGCAAGGCGATCCCGGTCGATACCCGCATCGTCTGCGCGACGCACCGCGATCTCGATGCGATGATCGCCGGGCAGAGCTTTCGCGACGATCTTTATTACCGGCTCGCCGAGATGGTGGTGAAAATCCCTTCGCTCGCCGAGCGGCCGGGCGACGCGGTGCTGCTCGCGCGCCATTTCCTCCACCAATATGCGCCCGAGATGAACCCCGGCGTACGCGGTTTCGCGCCCGACGCTTTGCAGGCGATCGACGAGGCGCGCTGGCCGGGCAATGTCCGCGAGCTTGAAAACCGCATCAAGCGCGCCGTTATCATGGCCGACGGCAAGCTGGTGATGCGCGAGGACCTCGACATGGCGGGCGGCGGTGAAGCGGGCGAAGAGGCATGGCTCAACCTGCGCAGCGCGCGCGAGGCCGCCGACCGCGTCGCGATCCGCCGCGCGATGACGCAAAGCGAGGGCAATATTTCGCTCGCGGCGAAATTGCTCGGGATCAGCCGGCCGACGCTCTACGACCTGCTCAAACAATATCGGATGCAGGGCTGAATGACCTTGCGCCGCGTCTGGACCGGCGCGCCGCTCGTGGCGGCGCTGCTGCTCGCGGCGTGCGGCGGCGGCGGACCGGACACGCCGCGCCAGGCCGATGAACAGCGCCGCGCGGCGTTGCAGGCGGCGATCGCCGACGATCCGGGCGACATCGCAAGTCGCGTCATGCTGGCGCGCGTCGCGATCCGGCTCGGCGACGGGGTCGGGGCCGAGGCGGCGGTGAAGGACGCGCTCGGCGCCGGCGCGAACGACGAGGCGCTGCGCCCGCTGCTCGCCCGCGCCTATGCGATGCAGGGCGAGAGCGCACGCGCGCTCGCGGCGCTCGACGCGGGGCCGGTCATCCCCGAGATGATGGGCGAGGCAGCGTGGGTCGCGGGCGACGTCCACCTTGCGAACGGCGACCTCGGCGCGGCGCGCGAGGCCTATGACCGGGCGGTGCATGAACTGCCGCGCAGCGCGGCCCTGTGGGTCGATGTCGCGCGCTTTCGCGAGGCCAATGCCGACACGCTCGGCGCGCGCGACGCGGTCGATTATGCGATCGAGCTCGACAGGTCGAACAGCGCCGCGCTGGCGTTCAAGGCGAATCTCGTGCGCGGCCAGGAGGGACTGGAGGCCTCGCTCGGCTGGTATGCCGATGCGCTCGCCGCCGATCCCGACAATGCGAACGCGCTGATCGATCAGGCCGCGACGCTCGGCGATCTCGGCCGCTATCGCGACATGCTGGCGGCGCTGCGCCATGCGGCGACGATCGTGCCGCGCGATCCGCGGCTTTTCTATCTCCAGGCGGTGCTCGCGGCGCGCGCGGACAATTATGCGCTCGCGCGCAGCCTGCTCCAGCGCACGCGCGGCGAACTCGACGAACAGCCGTCCTTCATGCTGTTGAGCGCCATCGTCGAGCTGGAACTGGGCGGCGAGGCGGTCGCGGCGACGTGGGCGGACCGGCTGCTCGCCGATCAGCCGCATAATTTCACCGCGCGCCGCATCCTCGCCGCCGCCGAATGGGCCGATGGCGATGCGGGCGCCGCGCGCGAGGCGCTGCAGCCGCTCGTCCGCCGCCCCGACGCCGACAGCTGGTCGCTGATCCTCGCATCGCGCGCGGCCGCCGAACTGGGGCGGGGCATGGAATCGGCCGATTATCTGGGACGCGCGGCCGCGCTGAGTCCCGGCGAAGCCGTGCCCTTCGCGGTCGATGACGATTATGCGCTGGTGGCGATGGCGGCCGACGCCGCGCCGCTCGATCCGGCCAAGGCGATTCCGGCGATCGCCGCCGAGCTTGCGAGCGGCAACAGCGCGCGCGCGATCGCCCGCGCGGCGCGGCTGCGCGACGCGAACCGCGGCGTCGCCGACGCGCATATCCTGCTCGGCGACGCGGCGCTCGCGGGCGGGCGGTTCGCCCTCGCGGTCGAGGCGTTTCGCGCCGCGCGCGCGATCGACGCGGGCGAGCGCACGACGCTGCGCCTCGCCAACGCGCTCTACCGCGCGGGCGACGTCGCCGGATCGGGCGCCGCTATTCTGGCGCTGCGCGACGGGCAGCCGTCGAGCATCGCCGCCGACCGGCTCGCCGGGCATCTCGCGATGGACCTCGAACATTGGGACCGGGCGATCGCGCATTTCGAGCGCGTGCGGCGGCGGATCGGCGACCGCGACGTCGTGACCTTGCGCGAACTGGCGCGCGCCTGGGCGGCGAAGGGCGACGATGCGCGCGCGCTGCTGCTGATCGACCGCGCCTATCGGTTGCAGCCGCTGAATGCGGGAATCATGGAATTTTACGCCGGGCTGCTCGACAAGCGCGGAAGACAGCAGGCCGCGGCGGATTTGCGCGACAAGGCGGCGCAGATCGGGCGATAGACGATATAACCGCTCCACCTGATTCCCGTCATCCCGGCGAAGGCCGGGATCTCGCCGATGAGATTTCGACCTTCCCCGGCCAACGAAGCTGGGTTTGCGGCTTCACAAGCTTCTATCCCTTCCCCAACCCCAGCAAAGCGGTTAGTGCGCCCTCCCATGATCCTCGTCATCGACAATTATGACAGCTTCACCTTCAACCTCGTTCACTATCTGATCGAGCTCGGCGCCGACGTGCGCGTCGAACGCAACGACGCGCTCACCGCGGCAGAGGCCCTTGGCTCAGGCGCCGACGCGATCCTGATCTCGCCCGGCCCCTGCACGCCGAACGAGGCGGGCATCAGCCTCGACCTCGTCGCCGCCTGCGCCGACGCGCGGCGTCCGTTGCTCGGCGTCTGCCTCGGCCATCAGGCGATCGGGCAGCATTTCGGCGGCACCGTCCAGCGCGGCCATCTGATGCACGGCAAGACCTCGCCCGTCTGCCACGACGGCAGCGGGCTTTACGCGGGCCTGCCCTCGCCCTTTCAGGCGACGCGCTACCACAGCCTCGAGGTCGTCGACATTCCCGCCGATCTCGTCATCAACGCGACGAGCGACGACGGCGCGGTCATGGGTTTCCGCCACGCCGATCTGCCGATCCACGGCGTCCAGTTCCATCCCGAGAGCATCGCGACCGAGCACGGCCACGCGATGCTCGCCAATTTCCTGAAGATCGCGGGGCTGCCGGCGGGCGAGCGCAAGGCGGCATGAGCCGCTTCGGTCCCTTCCCCGACCCCTCGGCGCTGCTCGATCACGACGAGGCGGCCGATGCATTCGCGACGATGCTCGACGGCGGCGCGAGCGACGAGCAGGTCACCCAATTTCTGATCGCGCTGTCCGACCGCGGCGAAACGATGGTCGAAATCGCCGCCGCGGCCGAAGCGATGCGCGACCGGCTGATCCCCATAAACGCCCCCGCGGGCGCGATCGACGTCTGCGGCACCGGCGGCGACGGCCATCATACGCTCAACGTCTCGACCGCGGTGTCGATCGTCGTCGCGGCGTGTGAGGTTCCGGTTGCAAAGCACGGAAACCGCGCTGCTTCTTCGAAATCGGGCGCCGCCGATACGCTGGAGGCGCTCGGCCTCGACATGGAGCGCGCCGACCGCATGGCCGAGGAGCAGCTCGCCGACCTCGGCATCTGCTTCCTCTTCGCGGGCACGCGCCATCCGGCGATGAAGCGCATCATGCCGATCCGCAAGGCGATCGGGCGGCGGACGATTTTCAACCTGATGGGCCCGCTCGCCAATCCGGCGCGCGTCACGCGCCAGCTCGTCGGCATCGCCCGCCCCGCCTATGTCCCCGTCTATGCCGAGGCGCTCCACCGGCTCGGCACCGACCATTCGCGCGTCATCTCGGGCGACGAGGGGCTCGACGAACTGTCGCTCGCGGGCGGCAACGAGGTCGCAGTGGTGACACCCGAGGGCGTAAGGATGCAGCGCAGCATTGCCGCCGACGCGGGCTTGCCGACGCGCTCGCTCGCCGAAATCCGCGGCGGCGACGCCGAATATAACGCCAGGGCGCTCCGCGGCTTGCTGCAGGGCGAGCCCGGCGCCTATCGCGACGCGGTGCTCTACAACGCCGCCGAGGCGCTCGTCGTCGCGGGCGCCGCCGCGACCTTGCTCGAAGGCGTCGAGGAAGCCGCCGAGGCGATCGACAAGGGCCTCGCCAACGCGCTGCTCAATTGCTGGATCGCCTATAAATGAACAAGCTAACCCAGATACTTGCGACCAAGGCCGAAGAAGTCGCCGAGCGCCGTGCGCTACGCTCCGTCTCCGATCTCGATGCGATCGACGCCGGCGCGGTTCGCGGTTTCACGAAGGCGCTTCAGGCGAAGATCGACGCCGGCGGCTTCGGGCTGATCGCCGAAATCAAGAAAGCATCGCCGTCCAAGGGATTGATAAGGGAGGATTTCAACCCTCCGGACCACGCCCGCGCCTATGCGGTGCACGGAGCGGCCTGCCTGTCGGTGCTGACCGACGCGTCATATTTTCAGGGGCATGAGGATTATCTCGTCGCCGCGCGCGCCGCCTGCCCCCTCCCCGTGCTCCGCAAGGATTTCATGGTCGACCCGTGGCAGGTCGCCGAAGCCCGCGCGATCGGCGCCGACGCGATCCTGATCATCGTCGCCGCGCTCGACGACGGCCCGATGCGCGAGATCGAGGCCGCGGCGCTCGAACGCGGCATGGACGTGCTGGTCGAGGTTCACGACGAAGCCGAACTCGACCGCGCGCTCTCGCGGCTCGAATCGCGCCTGATCGGCGTCAACAACCGCGACCTCAGAAGCTTCGAAACCGACCTCGCCGTCACCGAACGCCTCGCGAAGCTTGTCCCGCCGGGCACTTTGCTCGTCGGCGAAAGCGGCATCGCGAGCCACGCCGACTGTCAAAGACTGGCGGAAAGCGGCGTCAAAGCCTTCCTCGTCGGCGAAAGCCTGATGCGCCAGAACGACGTCACGGCGGCAACCAGGGCGCTGCTGGAAGGCTGACGGGCGATTTCCGCTTTGGGGTGGGGAGTTGCCGTTCTCTACCTTCGTCATTCCCGCGAAAGCGGGAACCCAGTGCGGGATCAGCCTACGCACGCTCTGGGTCCCCGCTTTCGCGGGGATGACAATGTAAGAGGCCGCAATCGGTCGGTCTCAGACATTCGTCATCCCGGACCTGATCCGGGATCCATTCTTCCGACGCCCGTGCGAATGGACCCCGGATCAAGTCCGGGGTGACGATAATCGTTAAAGCAACTACCAGCCCGCCCCCCATCCCCCTTGCCTTTCGCCCGCCGCCTTGCTTCCGTCCTCCGGCAATGACACCCAAACCGACTCATCTCGACGCGACCGGCACCGCGCACATGGTCGACGTCGGCGCCAAGCCCGCGACGCAGCGCCGCGCCGTCGCGGGCGGCCGCATCGCCATGTCACCCGAGGCCCTCGAAGCGATCCGCAACGGCAACGCTCCCAAGGGCGACGTGCTCTCGACCGCGCGCATCGCCGGGATCATGGCGGCGAAGCGCACCGCCGACCTCATCCCGCTCTGCCACGCGCTCGCGCTGACCAAGATCGGCGTCGATTTCGCGTGGGAAGACAAGGGTATCGCGGTTACTGCCGTCGCGCAGACGACGGGGCCGACGGGGGTCGAGATGGAGGCGCTCACCGCCGCGTCGGTCGCGCTCCTCACCCTTTACGACATGGCGAAGGCGCTCGACCGCGCGATGGTGCTCGGCGACATCCGCCTCCTCGAAAAAAGCGGCGGCCGCTCGGGCGACTGGCGCGCCGAATGAGCGGCCTGCTCGCCGTCGAGGAGGCGCAGGCGCGGCTCCTCGCGCTACGCGAACCGCTCGGCAGCGAGAATATCGCCTTTTCCGAATCGCCTGGACGCCATCTTTCGGACAATGTCGTCGCGCTGCGCGACCAGCCCGAAGCACCGCTTTCCGCCATGGACGGCTATGCGATCCGCTTCGACGACCTGCCCGGCCCGTGGACCGTTATCGGCGAAAGCGCCGCGGGCGCCGCGCCCGGCCGCAGCGTGGGCCCCGGCGAAGCGATGCGTATCTTCGCCGGCGCGCTGCTCCCCCCCGGTGCCGACACGGTCATCGTGCAGGAGGATGTCGCGCGCGATGGCGACGCGCTGACGCTGACGCGCGACGGCCCCGGCGCGCGCGGACGCCATGTCCGGCCCCGCGCGGCCGATTTCGCCGCCGGCGATTGCCTGCTGCCCGCGGGCACGCGCCTGACCCCCGGCGCCATCGCGGCGGCGGCGATGAGCGGCGCGGGCCAGCTCGCCGTCGGCCGCCGCCCGCGCGTCGCGATCGTCACGACCGGCGACGAACTCGTCCCGCCCGGACGCCCGCTCGCGCCCGGCCGCATCCCCGACAGCAACGGCGTCATGCTCGCCGCGATGCTCGCCGGAGAAGCCGCCGCGCCCGTCCTGCCCCTTCATGCCCCCGACGACCGCGCGAAGCTCGCGAACATTCTCAAGGAGTTGGCACGACGTCACGACGTCATCGTCACCGTCGGCGGCGCGTCGGTCGGCGATCACGACCATGTCCGCGGCGCGCTCGACGACGCTGGCGGGCGGCTCGATTTCTGGAAGATCGCGATGAAGCCCGGAAAGCCGCTGATCGCCGGAACGCTCGGCGACGCGGTGCTGCTCGGCCTGCCCGGCAATCCCTCCTCGGCCTTCGTCACCGCGACCTTGTTCCTGCTGCCGCTCGTCCGCCACCTCGCCGGGGCGGCCGATCCGCTGCCCGCGGTGCATCGCGCACCGCTCGCCGCGCCGCTCGGCGAGGGCGGGACACGCCGCGACTATCTGCGCGCGCGACTCGAAAGCGGCCGGCTGATCCCCATGATCGGGCAGGAAAGCGGCCGCACGCTGCCGCTCGCCTCGGCCAATGCGCTGCTGATCCGCGACATCGGCGCCCGCGCGCGCGCGGCCGGCGCGGCAGCGGACTATATCGTCATCGCTTGACAAGTTCCGATTTGTTCCACTATCGTTCTCCCTATGTCCGATATGGCATCATGGAGAACGACCGATGTTGACCGCGAAGCAGCATGAACTGCTCCACTTCATCCAGCAGCGCCTCGACGCGAGCGGCATTTCGCCCTCGTTCGAGGAGATGAAGGAGGCGCTCGGCCTCAAGTCGAAATCGGGCATCCACCGGCTGATAAGTGCCTTGGAAGAAAGGGGTTTTCTCCGCCGCCTACCCAACCGCGCCCGCGCGCTCGAGGTGCTCAAGGTGCCCGAAGCGGCGAAGCCCGCCGTGCGCAACGATCGCGACAATATCGTCCCGCTGCGCAAGAGCCCGCCCGCGATGCGGCCGATCGCGGCGAACGACATCGTCGAAGTGCCGCTGCACGGCAAGATCGCCGCGGGCGTGCCGATCGAGGCGTTCGAAGATCACAACAATCTCGCCGTCCCCGCCGCGCTGCTCGGCTCGGGCGAACATTATGCGCTCGAAGTGTCGGGCGATTCGATGGTCGAGGCGGGCATCTTCGACGGCGACTATGCGCTGATCCAGAAGGCGAGCACCGCGCGCGAGGGCGACATCGTCGTCGCGCTCGTCGACGGACAGGATGCGACGCTCAAATATTTCCGCCGCGAAGGCCAGATGATCCGGCTCGATCCCGCCAACAGCGCCTATGAACCGCAACGCTACCCCGCCGAGCGCGTCATCGTGCAAGGGCGGCTGTCGGGACTGCTTCGTCGTTACCACTAAGCTGCTGCGGCCGGCGCCACGGATGCTCGTCGCCCGCTTTCAGCGTGGCGACGGCTTCCGGCGCTTCGCCCAGATAGATTGCCAGCCCGCCGGTTTCGGCAAGGCTGTCGCGGTCGATCGTCATCCAGCGCCCCGTGCATTCGCGCGGTAGCCAGCGGTCGCTGATCACGACGTCGGCGGCGGCGCACGCAGCGGCCATGTCGGCGCCCTCGATCCGGTCGCGCCCGCGCGAGGCGAGGACGATCCGCCGCGCCACGCCCTCGCCCTGCGCCCAGCGGCAGAAATCGCGATTGCACTCGACATGATCGAGGTCGGCGAGCGCCAGAAGCGGCGCATCGACCCCCGCCGCCTCGGCAACCGTATCGCGAACATAATCGCCCGCCCGGTCGCGCAGCAGCGCATAGCCGCCATCGGGCAGTGCGGCGGCGATATGCCGCCCGTCGCCGGTGACGAGCAGGCCGGGGCGCGGCGCGGCGAGCAGCGCCGCCATCCCGACCGCCAGCGGTACCGCCCCCGCCCGGCGCCAGCGCGTCTGCCATAACAATATCCACAGCCCGCCGAAGACCGCGAGCGCAAAGCCCCAAGGCGGAAAGCTCGGCAGCGTCGCAACCGCGCCCGGCGCCTCGGCGACGCCATGCGCCAGCGCGATCAGTGCGCGCAACGCCTGCTCGGCAATCCACCACAAAGGCGCGCCGAGGCCGACGCTGTCGAAGAGCAAGGCGAGCGCCTCGAACGGCATGATGACGAAGGTCGTGAGCGGGATCGCGACGACATTGGCGAGCGCGCCGTAGAGTCCCGCCTTGTGGAAATGGAACAGCGCGATCGGCGCCAATGCGACCTCGACGACGAGCCCGGTGATCAGCAATCCGGCCACGCCGCGTCCCAGCCGGAACAACCACGGCTCCTCGCGGCGCGCCATGAACGCCTGCATCCGCCGGCTCTCATGAAGCGCGATGATCGCCGTTACCGCCGCGAAGCTCAGCTGAAAGCTCGGGCCCGCCAGCGCCTCGGGCCGCCAGACCAGCACGATCAGCGCCCCCGCGGCAACGAGCCGCAGCGTCAGCGCCTCGCGCCCCATCAGCAAGGCGGCGAGCACGAGCAGCGCGGCGATGAACGATCGCAGCGTCGGCACCTCGGCTCCCGCGAGCCATGTATAGCCCCCGCCCGCAAGCGCCCCCGTCGCCGCCGCGAGCGGCAGGACAATGCCCGCGAGCGCGAGCCGCGGGCTCAGCGCAAGCAGCCGCATCGCGGCGAGCATCGCAAAAGTGACGACCGCGGTGACGTGCAGCCCACTGATCGACAGCAAATGCGCCAGCCCGCTGCGGCGCATCGCCTCCTCGTCGGCCTCGGAAATCGCGCCGCGATCGCCGGTGACGAGCGCGGCCGCGATGCCCCCCGCCGACCCTTCGATCTGCCCATGGATATGCGCGCTCGGCCGCACACGCACCGACGGCCGCGCCGTGCCGCGCCCCGGCGCGCGCGCAACCTCGCCGAGCACCGTCCCGACCGCACCGATGCCGTCGAACCAGGCGCGCTGCGCGAAATCATAGCCGCCGGGCAGGCTCGCGACCGGCGGCGGCATCAGCCGCGCACGAACCCCGATCGCCTCGCCCTCGGCGAGGCCCGCCGCCTGCTCGCCGCGCAGCGTCAGGCGCACGCGCGGCGGCAGGTCGCTCCGCCGCTGCGGCAGAGCGAGAATGCGAATCTTCCCTTTTGCGGGCAGCGGCTCGACGCGTTCGACGATCGCCGAAAATTCGGTCGTCGCCGGCGCAGCCAGCACCGGGGCGGCGACCCAGACCGCGCGCAGCCAGACGAGCAAAAGCCCCGCGGCGACCATCCCGCACCCCGCGATCATCATGCGCCCGAGCCGGCGATGCCAGCCGATCAGCCATCCGGCGAGCGCCCCGCCCGCCAGTACCAGCAGCCCCCCGATCCAGTGCATCGCCGCGGGCAGCGCGAACCAGGCGCCGATTCCCGCCCCCAGCGCGACGGGCAGCCACAGGCCGATCCGCTCACGCTCGGCCTCCAGCCGCGCCTCGATCGCGTCGAGGGCGCGACTGCCGAAGCGAGCCGGCGCCCCTGCAATGGGCGTTTGAAGCTGCCCTGTCGCCATGCTAGGGGCACCCCCGATCCCCGCCCAACCGGGCGGCAAAGTGAGTGAAAGAGGCCCCGGTGGCAACCGAAAACCAAAGCATCTCGGCCGAAGCGACGCCTGAAGCGACGGGCACCGACGTCGTGACCCGCTTCGCCCCCTCGCCGACCGGCTATCTGCATATCGGCGGCGCGCGTACCGCGCTGTTCAACTGGCTCTTCGCGCGCCACCATGGCGGCAAGTTCCTGCTCCGCATCGAGGACACCGACCGCGCGCGCTCGACCGACGCCGCGATCGACGCGATTCTCGACGGCATGCAATGGCTCGATCTCGATTGGGACGGCGAGACGGTGTTCCAGTTCGCGCGCGCGCCGCGTCACGCCGAGGTCGCGCACGAGCTGCTCGCGAAGGGCGAG from uncultured Sphingopyxis sp. carries:
- the lexA gene encoding transcriptional repressor LexA gives rise to the protein MLTAKQHELLHFIQQRLDASGISPSFEEMKEALGLKSKSGIHRLISALEERGFLRRLPNRARALEVLKVPEAAKPAVRNDRDNIVPLRKSPPAMRPIAANDIVEVPLHGKIAAGVPIEAFEDHNNLAVPAALLGSGEHYALEVSGDSMVEAGIFDGDYALIQKASTAREGDIVVALVDGQDATLKYFRREGQMIRLDPANSAYEPQRYPAERVIVQGRLSGLLRRYH
- a CDS encoding ComEC/Rec2 family competence protein, with amino-acid sequence MATGQLQTPIAGAPARFGSRALDAIEARLEAERERIGLWLPVALGAGIGAWFALPAAMHWIGGLLVLAGGALAGWLIGWHRRLGRMMIAGCGMVAAGLLLVWLRAVWVAAPVLAAPATTEFSAIVERVEPLPAKGKIRILALPQRRSDLPPRVRLTLRGEQAAGLAEGEAIGVRARLMPPPVASLPGGYDFAQRAWFDGIGAVGTVLGEVARAPGRGTARPSVRVRPSAHIHGQIEGSAGGIAAALVTGDRGAISEADEEAMRRSGLAHLLSISGLHVTAVVTFAMLAAMRLLALSPRLALAGIVLPLAAATGALAGGGYTWLAGAEVPTLRSFIAALLVLAALLMGREALTLRLVAAGALIVLVWRPEALAGPSFQLSFAAVTAIIALHESRRMQAFMARREEPWLFRLGRGVAGLLITGLVVEVALAPIALFHFHKAGLYGALANVVAIPLTTFVIMPFEALALLFDSVGLGAPLWWIAEQALRALIALAHGVAEAPGAVATLPSFPPWGFALAVFGGLWILLWQTRWRRAGAVPLAVGMAALLAAPRPGLLVTGDGRHIAAALPDGGYALLRDRAGDYVRDTVAEAAGVDAPLLALADLDHVECNRDFCRWAQGEGVARRIVLASRGRDRIEGADMAAACAAADVVISDRWLPRECTGRWMTIDRDSLAETGGLAIYLGEAPEAVATLKAGDEHPWRRPQQLSGNDEAVPTAALAR